From Variovorax sp. PMC12, the proteins below share one genomic window:
- a CDS encoding basic amino acid ABC transporter substrate-binding protein: protein MNPIRRALALGLAAATLAFGAQAQNRELIVASSATYAPFAFENKDKQIVGFDIDIINAIAKQQGLKIKVVNTPFTGIFGALNNGDVDLVISGVTINEKRKQSYDFTPPYFAARQLIALPKNSKVASLKDLAGKKIAVVSASTADDIASREFGKTNPDIRRFESTPLIISELAGGGVDAAMGDNGVIAYRVAQNPELKTIDDKSFPEEGFGIVVKKGDKALLDKLTAGLAAIRADGSYVTIYKKWFNKDPNVR from the coding sequence ATGAACCCCATCCGCCGCGCCCTGGCCCTCGGCCTTGCCGCCGCCACGCTCGCCTTCGGCGCCCAGGCGCAGAACCGCGAACTGATCGTGGCCTCCAGCGCCACCTACGCGCCGTTCGCCTTCGAGAACAAGGACAAGCAGATCGTCGGCTTCGACATCGACATCATCAATGCCATCGCCAAGCAGCAGGGCCTGAAGATCAAGGTCGTCAACACGCCCTTCACCGGCATCTTCGGCGCGCTGAACAACGGCGACGTCGACCTCGTGATCTCGGGCGTGACCATCAACGAGAAGCGCAAGCAGAGCTACGACTTCACGCCGCCCTACTTCGCGGCCCGCCAGCTGATCGCGCTGCCGAAGAACAGCAAGGTCGCCTCGCTGAAGGACCTGGCCGGCAAGAAGATCGCCGTGGTCAGCGCCTCCACCGCCGACGACATCGCCTCGCGCGAGTTCGGCAAGACCAACCCCGACATCCGCCGCTTCGAGAGCACGCCGCTCATCATTTCCGAGCTGGCCGGCGGCGGCGTCGATGCGGCCATGGGCGACAACGGCGTCATCGCCTATCGCGTGGCGCAGAACCCCGAGCTCAAGACCATCGACGACAAGTCCTTCCCCGAGGAAGGCTTCGGCATCGTCGTGAAGAAGGGCGACAAGGCCCTGCTCGACAAGCTCACCGCCGGCCTCGCTGCGATTCGCGCCGACGGCAGCTACGTGACCATCTACAAGAAGTGGTTCAACAAGGATCCGAACGTGCGCTGA
- a CDS encoding Lrp/AsnC family transcriptional regulator, with translation MESIDKFDLAILQELQADGRLTNAELAQRVGLSAAPCWRRVRALEEAGFIKGYHAEIDRHKIGLGVLAFVRVDTERVTHEATRKLEDAIRKLPDVVACHYISGTGTFELQVVAQDLDSFSAFARQHLMNLPNVKDLHTSFSLGEVKASSALPLGHLAARGK, from the coding sequence ATGGAAAGCATTGACAAGTTCGACCTCGCAATCCTGCAAGAACTGCAGGCCGACGGACGCCTCACGAACGCCGAGCTTGCGCAGCGCGTGGGCCTCTCGGCCGCGCCCTGCTGGCGCCGGGTGCGGGCGCTGGAGGAGGCCGGCTTCATCAAGGGCTACCACGCCGAGATCGACCGCCACAAGATAGGGCTGGGCGTGCTCGCTTTCGTGCGCGTGGACACCGAGCGCGTCACGCACGAGGCCACCCGCAAGCTGGAAGACGCCATCCGCAAGCTGCCCGACGTGGTCGCCTGCCACTACATCAGCGGCACCGGCACCTTCGAGCTGCAGGTGGTGGCGCAGGACCTGGACAGCTTCTCGGCCTTCGCGCGCCAGCACCTGATGAACCTGCCGAACGTGAAAGACCTGCACACCAGCTTCTCGCTGGGCGAGGTGAAGGCCAGCAGCGCGCTGCCGCTGGGGCACCTGGCCGCCCGGGGCAAGTAG
- a CDS encoding indolepyruvate ferredoxin oxidoreductase family protein codes for MNAPLPAHIRKALETVTLDDKYSLDYGRAFMSGVQALVKLPMLQRLRDQQAGKNTAGFISGYRGSPLGGYDQALWKASKFLKEQNIVFQPGVNEELAATALWGTQQLGFSPQGTNKFDGVFGIWYGKGPGVDRCSDVFKHANMAGTTEFGGVIAVAGDDHISKSSTAAHQSDHIFKACGTPVFFPANVQEILDLGIHAFALSRFSGVWSGMKTIQEIVESSATAMIDPERVEIVIPTDFEMPPGGLHIRWPDHALEQEARLMHYKWYAALAYIRANRLNHNVIQGPNDRFGIMASGKAFNDTRQALIDLGLDDAACRQLGIRLHKVGVVWPLEAQLTREFATGLQEILVVEEKRQVIEYQLKEELYNWRSDVRPNVVGKFDEGEVHAAEGYSGGEWSMPNPTAHTLLRANADLNPAMIAKAIAGRLRKTGLLAAAGADMAARIDAQLAILEAKERSMVVQQASTSVVDATRQPWFCSGCPHNTSTVVPEGSRAMGGIGCHFMATWMDRSTIGFTQMGGEGVPWVGQQPFTTDQHIFANLGDGTYFHSGLLAIRQSIAAGVNITYKILYNDAVAMTGGQQVGERPEGHSVLQIAESLHAEGAVKVVIVTDEPEKYEGVNIPGDHVQVKHRDLLDDVQREFRKIPGTTAIIYDQTCATEKRRRRKRGTAVDPAKRVVINELVCEGCGDCSVQSNCLSVEPLETEFGRKRTINQSSCNKDMSCLKGFCPSFVTVEGGQLKKKGKNKAATPAEFGLLPEPAIPSLVGGKVWGVVVAGVGGTGVITIGQLLGMAAHIEAKGIVTQDAAGLAQKGGATWSHVLIGDTQDDIRTTRVGTAAADLILACDPLVTVNGETMARMREGRTHVALNSHSSPTAAFVRNANWQNPEDACAAEIARAVGIDAMGTFDADAAATTLMGDSIYVNPMILGYAWQKGWIPLEHESLMRAIELNAVAVENNKTAFEWGRQAAVRPEELQKRVRPGQVIEFKKRESVESLVARRVEFLTGYQNAAYADEYKQFVGKVQRAEAAVGKSTALTETVARYLFKLMAYKDEYEVARLHTDRTFLDRVEGMFEGDYKLNYHLAPPLIAKKNSKGQLQKQKFGPWMLTGFRLLAKLKGVRGTALDIFGRTEERKAERALIGEYRASIEEVIGALRADNYALALEIAGLPEQIRGYGHVKERNLAAARTRWNELLAKWRNPQAQRAAA; via the coding sequence ATGAATGCACCGCTGCCCGCGCACATTCGCAAGGCCCTGGAAACGGTCACGCTCGACGACAAATACTCGCTCGACTACGGCCGGGCCTTCATGAGCGGCGTCCAGGCCCTCGTCAAGCTGCCCATGCTGCAGCGCCTGCGCGACCAGCAGGCCGGCAAGAACACCGCCGGCTTCATCAGCGGCTACCGCGGCTCCCCGCTCGGCGGCTATGACCAGGCCCTGTGGAAGGCCAGCAAGTTCCTGAAGGAACAGAACATCGTCTTCCAGCCCGGCGTGAACGAAGAGCTGGCCGCCACCGCGCTATGGGGCACCCAGCAACTGGGCTTCTCCCCGCAGGGCACCAACAAGTTCGACGGCGTCTTCGGCATCTGGTACGGCAAGGGCCCGGGCGTGGACCGCTGCTCCGACGTCTTCAAGCACGCCAACATGGCCGGCACCACCGAGTTCGGCGGCGTCATCGCGGTGGCGGGCGACGACCACATCTCCAAGAGCAGCACGGCCGCGCACCAGAGCGACCACATCTTCAAGGCCTGCGGCACGCCGGTGTTCTTTCCCGCGAACGTGCAGGAAATCCTCGACCTGGGCATCCACGCCTTCGCGCTGAGCCGTTTCTCGGGCGTGTGGTCGGGCATGAAGACGATCCAGGAGATCGTCGAGTCGAGCGCCACGGCCATGATCGACCCCGAGCGCGTCGAGATCGTCATTCCCACCGACTTCGAAATGCCGCCCGGCGGCCTGCACATCCGCTGGCCCGACCATGCGCTGGAGCAGGAAGCCCGGCTCATGCACTACAAGTGGTACGCCGCGCTGGCGTACATCCGCGCCAACCGGCTGAACCACAACGTCATTCAAGGCCCGAACGACCGCTTCGGCATCATGGCCAGCGGCAAGGCCTTCAACGACACCCGCCAGGCGCTGATCGACCTGGGCCTGGACGATGCGGCCTGCCGCCAGCTGGGCATCCGCCTGCACAAGGTGGGGGTGGTTTGGCCGCTGGAAGCGCAGCTCACGCGCGAGTTCGCCACCGGCCTGCAGGAGATCCTGGTGGTCGAGGAAAAGCGCCAGGTCATCGAATACCAGCTCAAGGAAGAGCTCTACAACTGGCGCTCCGATGTGCGGCCCAACGTGGTCGGCAAGTTCGACGAAGGCGAGGTGCACGCGGCGGAGGGCTACTCCGGCGGCGAATGGTCGATGCCCAACCCGACCGCGCACACCCTGCTGCGCGCCAACGCCGACCTGAACCCCGCCATGATCGCCAAGGCCATTGCCGGGCGGCTGCGCAAGACCGGCCTGCTGGCCGCCGCCGGCGCCGACATGGCCGCGCGCATCGACGCCCAGCTGGCCATCCTCGAGGCCAAGGAGCGCTCGATGGTGGTGCAGCAGGCCTCCACCAGCGTGGTCGACGCCACCCGCCAGCCCTGGTTCTGCTCGGGCTGCCCGCACAACACCAGCACCGTGGTGCCCGAAGGCTCGCGCGCGATGGGCGGCATCGGCTGCCACTTCATGGCGACCTGGATGGACCGCTCCACCATCGGCTTCACGCAGATGGGCGGCGAGGGCGTGCCGTGGGTGGGCCAGCAGCCCTTCACCACCGACCAGCACATCTTCGCGAACCTGGGCGACGGCACCTACTTCCACAGCGGCCTGCTCGCCATCCGCCAGAGCATCGCGGCGGGCGTGAACATCACCTACAAGATCCTCTACAACGACGCGGTCGCCATGACCGGCGGCCAGCAGGTCGGCGAGCGGCCCGAAGGCCACTCGGTGCTGCAGATCGCCGAGAGCCTGCATGCCGAAGGCGCGGTGAAGGTCGTGATCGTGACCGACGAGCCCGAGAAGTACGAGGGCGTGAACATCCCCGGCGACCATGTGCAGGTCAAGCACCGCGACCTGCTCGACGACGTGCAGCGCGAGTTCCGCAAGATCCCCGGCACCACGGCCATCATCTACGACCAGACCTGCGCCACCGAGAAGCGCCGCCGCCGCAAGCGGGGCACGGCCGTCGATCCGGCCAAGCGCGTGGTCATCAACGAGCTGGTGTGCGAGGGCTGCGGCGACTGCAGCGTGCAGAGCAACTGCCTGAGCGTGGAGCCGCTGGAAACCGAATTCGGCCGCAAGCGCACCATCAACCAGAGCAGCTGCAACAAGGACATGAGCTGCCTGAAGGGCTTCTGCCCGAGCTTCGTGACGGTCGAAGGCGGCCAGCTCAAGAAGAAGGGCAAGAACAAGGCGGCCACGCCGGCCGAGTTCGGCCTGCTGCCCGAGCCCGCGATTCCGTCGCTGGTCGGCGGCAAGGTCTGGGGCGTGGTGGTGGCGGGCGTCGGAGGTACCGGCGTCATCACCATCGGCCAGCTGCTGGGCATGGCCGCGCACATCGAGGCCAAGGGCATCGTCACGCAGGACGCGGCCGGCCTTGCGCAAAAGGGCGGCGCCACCTGGAGCCACGTGCTGATCGGCGACACGCAGGACGACATCCGCACCACGCGCGTCGGCACCGCGGCGGCCGACCTGATCCTGGCCTGCGACCCGCTGGTCACGGTCAACGGCGAAACCATGGCGCGCATGCGCGAAGGGCGCACGCACGTGGCGCTCAACAGCCACAGCTCGCCCACCGCCGCCTTCGTGCGCAACGCCAACTGGCAGAACCCGGAAGACGCCTGCGCCGCCGAGATCGCGCGCGCCGTGGGCATCGACGCCATGGGCACCTTCGACGCCGATGCAGCCGCCACCACGCTGATGGGCGACAGCATCTACGTCAACCCGATGATCCTGGGCTACGCCTGGCAGAAGGGCTGGATCCCGCTGGAGCACGAGTCGCTGATGCGCGCCATCGAGCTGAACGCCGTGGCCGTCGAGAACAACAAGACGGCCTTCGAATGGGGCCGCCAGGCGGCGGTGCGGCCCGAAGAGCTGCAAAAGCGCGTGCGCCCCGGCCAGGTCATCGAGTTCAAGAAGCGCGAATCGGTCGAGAGCCTGGTGGCGCGCCGCGTGGAGTTCCTGACGGGCTACCAGAACGCCGCCTACGCCGACGAATACAAGCAGTTCGTGGGCAAGGTGCAGCGGGCCGAGGCGGCCGTCGGCAAGAGCACCGCGCTGACCGAGACGGTCGCGCGCTACCTGTTCAAGCTGATGGCGTACAAGGACGAATACGAAGTCGCCCGCCTGCACACCGACCGCACGTTCCTCGACCGCGTCGAAGGCATGTTCGAGGGCGACTACAAGCTCAACTACCACCTGGCGCCGCCGCTCATCGCAAAGAAGAACAGCAAGGGCCAGCTGCAGAAGCAGAAGTTCGGTCCCTGGATGCTGACCGGCTTCAGGCTGCTCGCTAAGCTCAAGGGCGTGCGCGGCACGGCGCTCGACATCTTCGGGCGCACCGAGGAGCGCAAGGCCGAGCGCGCGCTGATCGGCGAGTACCGCGCCAGCATCGAGGAAGTGATCGGCGCGCTGCGGGCCGACAACTACGCGCTGGCGCTCGAAATTGCCGGCCTGCCCGAGCAGATCCGCGGCTACGGCCACGTCAAGGAGCGCAATCTCGCGGCCGCCCGCACACGCTGGAACGAGCTGCTGGCCAAGTGGCGCAACCCGCAGGCGCAGCGCGCGGCAGCCTGA
- the yajC gene encoding preprotein translocase subunit YajC, whose translation MFISSAFAQTAPAAAGGGDMLSSLGSMLPLVLMFVVLYFVMIRPQMKRQKEARAMIEALAKGDEVATAGGVLGKITSLSDQYLGLEIANGVEIKIQRSAVVQVLPKGAVKQ comes from the coding sequence TTGTTCATTTCCTCTGCTTTCGCCCAGACCGCGCCCGCTGCAGCCGGCGGCGGTGACATGTTGTCCTCGCTCGGCAGCATGCTGCCCCTGGTGCTGATGTTCGTGGTGCTGTATTTCGTCATGATCCGCCCGCAAATGAAGCGCCAGAAAGAAGCCCGCGCAATGATCGAGGCGCTGGCCAAGGGCGACGAAGTCGCCACCGCCGGCGGCGTGCTCGGCAAGATCACCTCGCTGAGCGACCAGTACCTGGGCCTGGAGATCGCCAACGGCGTCGAGATCAAGATCCAGCGCAGCGCCGTGGTGCAGGTCCTGCCCAAGGGCGCCGTCAAGCAATAA
- the secD gene encoding protein translocase subunit SecD → MNRYPVWKYTIIVIVLLVGLIYALPNFFGEAPAVQVSAAKTVVKVDASTQTRVEEALKAAGLTPDLITLDATSLRARFATTDDQLKARDAVQRALVPDANDPPYTVALNLVSRSPKWLTALHAFPMYLGLDLRGGVDFLLQVDMKGAIDKKAESFASDLRTTFRDKSIRGTAVSRNGQTVEVTFRDAASLDAAKRIIQDQFPDLATTDSQDGGNWRLVATIKPEAARRMQDAALKQNITTLHNRINELGVAEPVIQQQGLDRIVVQLPGVQDTAKAKEILGRTATLEMRMVDESAEGRAAELSGGPVPFGSEKFLDRQGRPVIVKKQVLVTGENLTDAQPGFDQQSNQPKVDLTMDAKGGRIMRDVSRENYKKRMAMLIFEKGKGEVLTAPSINGELGNRFQVSGSMTVVEANDLALLLRAGSLAAPMEIIQERTIGPTLGADNIEKGFKSVMYGFLAIMVFMCAYYALFGLFSSIALAVNLMLLVAILSLLQATLTLPGIAAMALAIGVAIDSNVLINERVREELRNGASPQAAIHAGYERAWGTILDSNVTTLIAGIALLAFGSGPVRGFAVVHCIGIVTSMFSAVFFSRGLVNFWYGQKKKLKTVSIGTVWRPATDGSAVATK, encoded by the coding sequence ATGAACCGCTACCCGGTCTGGAAGTACACGATCATCGTGATCGTGTTGCTCGTGGGGCTCATCTACGCCCTGCCCAATTTCTTCGGTGAGGCGCCTGCGGTGCAGGTGTCGGCGGCCAAGACGGTCGTCAAGGTCGATGCCTCCACCCAGACCCGGGTCGAGGAGGCGCTCAAGGCCGCAGGCCTGACGCCCGACCTGATCACCCTGGACGCCACCTCGCTGCGCGCCCGCTTCGCAACCACCGACGACCAGCTCAAGGCGCGCGACGCCGTGCAGCGCGCGCTGGTGCCCGACGCGAACGACCCGCCGTACACGGTGGCGCTCAACCTGGTGTCGCGCTCGCCCAAGTGGCTGACCGCGCTGCACGCCTTCCCCATGTACCTGGGCCTCGACCTGCGCGGCGGCGTCGACTTCCTGCTGCAGGTGGACATGAAGGGCGCCATCGACAAGAAGGCCGAGTCCTTCGCCAGCGACCTGCGCACCACCTTCCGCGACAAGAGCATCCGCGGCACCGCGGTGAGCCGCAACGGCCAGACCGTCGAGGTGACCTTCCGCGACGCGGCCTCGCTCGACGCGGCCAAGCGCATCATCCAGGACCAGTTCCCCGACCTCGCCACCACCGACAGCCAGGACGGCGGCAACTGGCGCCTCGTGGCCACCATCAAGCCCGAGGCCGCGCGCCGCATGCAGGACGCCGCGCTCAAGCAGAACATCACCACGCTGCACAACCGGATCAACGAACTCGGCGTGGCCGAGCCCGTGATCCAGCAGCAGGGCCTGGACCGCATCGTCGTGCAGCTGCCCGGCGTGCAGGACACCGCCAAGGCCAAGGAAATCCTGGGCCGCACCGCCACGCTCGAAATGCGCATGGTCGACGAAAGCGCCGAGGGCCGCGCCGCCGAGCTGAGCGGCGGCCCCGTGCCCTTCGGCTCCGAGAAATTCCTCGACCGCCAGGGCCGGCCCGTGATCGTGAAGAAGCAGGTGCTCGTCACCGGCGAGAACCTCACCGACGCGCAGCCCGGCTTCGACCAGCAGAGCAACCAGCCCAAGGTCGACCTGACCATGGACGCCAAGGGCGGCCGCATCATGCGCGACGTCAGCCGCGAGAACTACAAGAAGCGCATGGCCATGCTGATCTTCGAGAAGGGCAAGGGCGAAGTGCTCACCGCCCCGTCGATCAACGGCGAACTCGGCAACCGCTTCCAGGTCTCGGGCTCCATGACCGTGGTCGAGGCCAACGACCTCGCGCTGCTGCTGCGCGCCGGCTCGCTGGCCGCGCCCATGGAAATCATCCAGGAACGCACCATCGGCCCGACGCTGGGCGCCGACAACATCGAGAAGGGCTTCAAGAGCGTGATGTACGGCTTCCTGGCGATCATGGTCTTCATGTGCGCGTACTACGCACTGTTCGGCCTGTTCTCCTCGATCGCGCTGGCCGTCAACCTGATGCTGCTGGTGGCCATCCTCTCGCTGCTGCAGGCCACGCTCACGCTGCCCGGCATCGCGGCCATGGCCCTGGCCATCGGCGTGGCGATCGACTCCAACGTGCTGATCAACGAACGCGTGCGCGAAGAGCTGCGCAACGGGGCGTCGCCGCAGGCGGCCATCCATGCCGGCTACGAACGCGCCTGGGGCACCATCCTGGACTCCAACGTGACCACCCTGATCGCGGGTATCGCGCTGCTGGCCTTCGGCTCGGGCCCGGTGCGCGGCTTCGCGGTGGTGCACTGCATCGGCATCGTCACCTCGATGTTCTCCGCCGTGTTCTTCTCGCGCGGCCTCGTGAACTTCTGGTACGGCCAGAAGAAGAAGCTCAAGACGGTGTCCATCGGCACGGTCTGGCGCCCCGCAACCGACGGCTCGGCCGTGGCAACCAAGTAA
- the secF gene encoding protein translocase subunit SecF, with protein sequence MEFFRIHRTIPFMRHAVVLNIVSVVTFALAVFFLFHRGLHLSVEFTGGTVIEVAYEQSADIGKVRDAVTKLGYPEVQVQNYGTSRDVQIRLPAQKGMSSDQQSAQVMQALKSVDPSATQRGIEVVGPQVGEELTTNGLKALGMVVVGIMIYLAFRFEWKFALATVLANLHDVVIILGFFAFFQWEFSLAVLAAVLAVLGYSVNESVVIFDRIRENFRRYRKMTTTEIIDNAITSTISRTIITHGSTQLVVLSMFFFGGPTLHYFALALTIGICFGIYSSCFVAAAIAMWLGIKREDLVKGGPTKRDGESGDDPNAGAVV encoded by the coding sequence ATGGAATTCTTCCGCATCCACAGGACCATCCCGTTCATGCGCCACGCGGTGGTGCTGAACATCGTCTCCGTCGTCACCTTCGCGCTGGCGGTGTTCTTCCTGTTCCACCGCGGGCTGCACCTGTCGGTGGAGTTCACGGGCGGCACGGTGATCGAGGTCGCCTACGAGCAGTCCGCCGACATCGGCAAGGTGCGCGATGCCGTCACCAAGCTCGGCTACCCGGAGGTGCAGGTCCAGAACTACGGCACCTCGCGCGACGTGCAGATCCGCCTGCCGGCCCAGAAGGGCATGAGCTCCGACCAGCAGAGCGCGCAGGTCATGCAGGCGCTGAAGTCGGTCGACCCGTCGGCCACGCAGCGCGGCATCGAGGTCGTCGGGCCGCAGGTCGGCGAAGAGCTGACCACCAACGGCCTCAAGGCCCTGGGCATGGTGGTCGTGGGCATCATGATCTACCTGGCGTTTCGCTTCGAATGGAAGTTTGCGCTGGCTACCGTGCTGGCCAACCTGCACGACGTGGTGATCATCCTGGGCTTCTTCGCGTTCTTCCAGTGGGAGTTCTCGCTGGCGGTGCTGGCGGCGGTGCTGGCGGTGCTGGGCTACTCGGTGAACGAATCGGTGGTGATCTTCGACCGGATCCGCGAGAACTTCCGCCGCTACCGGAAGATGACGACCACCGAGATCATCGACAACGCGATCACCTCGACCATCAGCCGGACCATCATCACCCACGGCTCCACCCAGCTCGTGGTGCTGTCGATGTTCTTCTTCGGCGGGCCGACCCTGCACTACTTCGCCCTGGCGCTGACCATCGGCATCTGCTTCGGCATCTACTCTTCGTGCTTCGTGGCGGCGGCCATCGCCATGTGGCTCGGCATCAAGCGCGAAGACCTCGTCAAGGGCGGCCCGACCAAGCGCGACGGCGAATCGGGGGACGACCCGAACGCCGGGGCCGTGGTCTGA